The following are from one region of the Paraglaciecola sp. L1A13 genome:
- a CDS encoding tyrosine-protein phosphatase produces MIDLHSHILPGIDDGAPDLAASLAMAEQSVSVGVTHMVCTPHIHQGYFDNDPTSITQAYQSLVAHLAQAQCPLKISFAAELRITPDIMLWQKTGKIPFLGRWGNRDVMLLELPHSHIPPGTDNLLRWLLKNDIQPVIAHPERNREIIANPERIHMLKRLGCLFQVTAGAFIGRFSDKVNETARLFLEKDVISYVASDMHSINRRPNDMARAYLEVVSLSSKDQAQRLFKTTPWLISQGNQWQ; encoded by the coding sequence TTGATCGACTTACACAGTCATATTCTACCCGGCATAGACGATGGCGCCCCTGATTTAGCGGCGTCGTTGGCTATGGCTGAGCAGTCGGTGTCAGTCGGGGTCACGCACATGGTGTGCACCCCACATATCCATCAGGGGTATTTTGATAATGACCCAACCTCAATCACACAGGCCTACCAATCTTTGGTTGCCCATTTAGCCCAAGCTCAATGTCCCCTTAAGATATCCTTTGCTGCGGAACTTAGAATTACACCGGATATTATGCTGTGGCAAAAAACAGGGAAAATACCGTTTCTAGGCCGTTGGGGAAATAGAGACGTGATGCTGCTAGAATTGCCCCATAGTCATATACCTCCTGGTACCGATAATTTACTCCGTTGGTTATTAAAAAATGACATTCAACCGGTCATCGCGCATCCAGAACGTAATCGTGAGATTATCGCTAACCCTGAGCGAATTCATATGCTCAAACGTCTAGGGTGTTTATTTCAAGTGACAGCAGGCGCCTTTATTGGACGCTTCTCTGATAAGGTAAATGAGACGGCGAGATTGTTTTTAGAAAAAGACGTGATCTCATACGTTGCATCAGACATGCACAGCATTAATCGCCGACCAAATGATATGGCTAGAGCGTATTTGGAAGTAGTCTCACTTTCCTCAAAGGATCAGGCACAACGCCTGTTTAAAACCACGCCATGGCTAATATCTCAAGGTAACCAATGGCAATAG
- a CDS encoding VpsP family polysaccharide biosynthesis protein, which translates to MAIAFPRVLMQTRIFIKQYVAVISFSTLAFICLVVALRFTSASFDYYQVRNILASWQDSGNQQTLAEYQRAKKAIQSAVDSQPSHPLYQDLLGQVYEWGAIAGYEDESTALRAAKAHYLRGTQLRPLWPVTWVSLAMIKWRQQEFDEQMLTYLQRASELGPKKPEVHLLYVQLGMALYASNHPMLLRIRDEFYHRISLGLRDSKSRGQVQALIKQYDAQKRVCRWLRNEPLSIQRIIPGCPRSQQKRQ; encoded by the coding sequence ATGGCAATAGCATTTCCTCGAGTCTTAATGCAGACGCGTATATTCATAAAACAGTACGTAGCGGTAATCAGTTTTTCGACACTCGCGTTTATCTGTTTAGTTGTCGCTTTACGCTTTACCAGTGCCAGTTTTGACTATTATCAAGTACGCAATATTCTCGCTTCATGGCAAGATTCGGGTAATCAGCAGACCCTTGCTGAGTATCAACGAGCGAAGAAGGCTATTCAGTCAGCTGTCGACAGCCAGCCTAGTCACCCTTTATATCAAGACCTGTTAGGTCAAGTGTACGAATGGGGCGCCATTGCCGGTTACGAAGATGAAAGTACAGCACTTCGAGCGGCCAAAGCACATTATTTGCGTGGAACTCAATTACGCCCCTTGTGGCCAGTCACGTGGGTATCATTAGCTATGATAAAATGGCGCCAGCAAGAGTTTGATGAGCAAATGCTGACGTATTTGCAACGAGCAAGCGAGTTGGGGCCTAAAAAACCTGAAGTTCATCTGTTGTATGTTCAGTTGGGTATGGCGTTATACGCCAGTAATCACCCCATGTTATTGCGTATTCGTGACGAGTTTTATCATAGGATCAGCCTTGGTTTACGAGATTCAAAAAGTCGGGGGCAGGTACAGGCCCTGATCAAACAGTATGACGCCCAAAAACGAGTCTGTCGTTGGCTTAGAAATGAGCCCCTGTCGATTCAGCGTATAATCCCGGGTTGTCCCAGGTCCCAGCAGAAAAGGCAATAA
- a CDS encoding 3-phosphoshikimate 1-carboxyvinyltransferase, translating into MNKKFSGPIEEDPAIVNLLERMPRSVQTSFSEEQLSHLRNAVSSRQWGHHSIDLRGTVSWFKYRYYYVILAGKNHRNMSRAQLRASRFVNALLLALFFTFSAMIGILLLYLLKSAVGIDLLPNYSFGVWDWFKS; encoded by the coding sequence ATGAATAAAAAATTCAGTGGTCCGATAGAAGAAGACCCAGCGATCGTTAATTTACTCGAACGTATGCCTCGCTCAGTACAAACGTCGTTTAGTGAGGAGCAGCTTTCACACCTTAGAAACGCTGTCAGCAGCCGCCAATGGGGCCATCACTCTATCGATTTGCGAGGCACAGTGTCATGGTTCAAATATCGCTATTATTACGTAATTCTGGCAGGTAAAAACCACCGCAACATGTCACGTGCCCAACTTAGGGCAAGTCGCTTTGTTAATGCTCTGCTGCTAGCTTTATTTTTCACATTCTCAGCTATGATAGGCATATTATTATTGTACTTATTGAAGTCAGCTGTAGGTATCGACTTGTTACCGAATTATTCATTTGGCGTATGGGATTGGTTTAAAAGCTAG
- a CDS encoding O-antigen ligase: protein MNNKLHNYAFYALLGLLIWLPIPLGSNRPWAWGLMELVIFSLSLACAYLRKNQPWMGLRAYRLPIGLWLAFLILASIQVIPLSAQVVAFLSPVSYETQWGFGVTQFHLSLDVGQSQINLLKAMSYFCLFIVVLVLINNEKRLRLLLLTLLASGAIQALYGTVEILSGTRYSLLFGLPVSDVASGSFVYKNHYANFLMLCLSAGIGLMVATLQSNQGGTRRDIMRSILSTLLGSKALIRISLAIMVIALVMSRSRMGNTAFFASMTIIGILSLVIIKNRSRSLSILIISMFVIDVFIVGAWFGLDKVQERLQATSLAQEGRDEVVIDSLPMLQDFPLFGTGGGSFYSSFPSYKVANIQSFYDHAHNDYLQMSIEYGIPATMLLVILVVWCFSKSVRAMRKRRPSIFKGTAFACCMAMLGMAIHMTVDFPLQAPANACYFVVFLALSLSINQLKITTGKKRRSQKVAI, encoded by the coding sequence TTGAACAATAAACTTCATAACTACGCATTTTATGCTTTGTTAGGTTTGCTTATCTGGCTGCCTATTCCATTAGGCTCAAACAGACCCTGGGCCTGGGGATTAATGGAACTAGTGATTTTTTCACTGTCGCTTGCATGTGCATATTTACGTAAAAACCAACCCTGGATGGGCTTACGGGCTTATAGGCTGCCTATTGGCTTATGGTTAGCGTTTTTAATTTTAGCGTCGATTCAAGTGATACCATTATCGGCGCAAGTTGTGGCATTTTTAAGTCCTGTGAGTTACGAAACCCAATGGGGATTTGGCGTCACGCAGTTTCATTTATCGTTGGACGTAGGACAGAGTCAAATTAACTTGCTTAAAGCCATGAGTTATTTCTGTTTATTTATCGTCGTGCTGGTACTGATTAACAACGAAAAACGTTTGCGCTTACTTTTACTTACGTTATTAGCCAGTGGTGCAATACAAGCGTTATATGGCACTGTGGAGATATTGTCAGGTACTCGCTACAGTTTACTATTTGGCCTACCAGTATCAGATGTGGCAAGTGGCAGCTTTGTGTATAAAAACCACTATGCAAACTTTTTAATGCTGTGTTTGTCGGCAGGTATCGGTTTAATGGTAGCTACGTTGCAAAGTAATCAAGGTGGTACTCGGCGCGATATAATGCGCTCTATTCTATCCACCCTATTGGGCAGTAAAGCCCTGATACGCATTAGCTTGGCGATTATGGTCATTGCCTTGGTCATGTCGCGCTCGCGCATGGGTAACACGGCATTTTTTGCATCCATGACGATCATCGGTATTTTGTCTCTGGTAATTATTAAAAACCGCAGTCGAAGTCTTTCTATTTTAATTATTAGTATGTTTGTTATAGATGTATTTATTGTCGGTGCGTGGTTCGGCTTAGATAAGGTACAAGAGCGTTTACAAGCCACCAGCCTCGCGCAAGAAGGAAGAGACGAAGTGGTAATAGATTCATTGCCTATGTTGCAGGACTTTCCGTTGTTCGGCACTGGCGGTGGTAGTTTTTATAGCTCATTCCCGAGTTATAAAGTCGCCAATATCCAGTCTTTTTATGACCATGCGCATAATGACTATCTGCAGATGAGTATTGAATACGGCATTCCCGCAACTATGCTTTTAGTGATTCTGGTCGTTTGGTGTTTTTCTAAAAGCGTCAGAGCCATGCGCAAGCGAAGGCCTTCTATATTCAAAGGCACCGCTTTTGCCTGTTGTATGGCGATGCTCGGCATGGCCATACATATGACGGTAGACTTCCCTTTGCAAGCGCCGGCGAATGCTTGTTATTTTGTGGTCTTTTTAGCCTTGTCGCTATCCATCAACCAGCTAAAAATAACCACAGGTAAAAAGCGTCGTTCTCAAAAGGTGGCAATATGA